Within Deltaproteobacteria bacterium GWA2_45_12, the genomic segment AACTTCATTTATTCAAACATTTAACGGATCAGACCATGGGTTGGAAACCATTTGCAAAGCTTACCTAGAACCCGGTGACGAAGTAGTGATTGCCATGCCCACTTACGATCATTTTCGAGTGTATGCCCAAGCCTGCGATGCAACTATCAAGCCTGTTTTTGGGGATACTTTAACGCTGCCCTCTATAGATAAACTTATCGAAGCAATCACAGAAAAAGCAAAAATTATTTATATTGTAAATCCCTTGACCCAAAGTCTTTATTCCAAGGAAAACATCGAAACCCTTTTGAAAACGGCGTCCAAAAGCCTGGTCATTGTCGATGAAGCTTATTTTGAATTTTGCAATGCAACTGTTGCTTGCCTCATAAAAAATCATCCCCATTTGATTATTTCACGATCTTTTTCCAAGGCTTTTGGGTTGGCGGGACTTCGTTGTGGCTATCTTCTGGCCCAACCAGAAACCATGGCCCCCATCAACAAGGTTCGTCTGGGCAAAATCAATTCGCTCACTCAAGTAGCCGCTTGCGCAGCCTTAGATGATGTCGAATACACCGAGCGTTCCGTCTTTGAAATAAAAACAGCGCGTGAATGGATTACCCCCAAGCTGAAAAATTTGGGACTTTTTGTGGTAGACACCATGGCCAACTATCTTTTTGTTGAAGTAGCCAAGCCTTTGGAGGTTGCCCGTTTTCTTGAAAAACACGATGTCTTTATAAGAAGCGGACTTACCAACATGGATGGATTTTTGCGCATCACCATCGGGCATCAGCTTTTGATGGAACGTTTTTGGCAAGAATTCAAAAAAATCCCGGCTGAGCTTTTATATTCCCAAACACAAGTTCAAGCCCAAGGTCGTACCGGGTCAGTTTGAGAACTCCAAATACCTCTCCCTCCACCATTGGAACATAAGCAGGGAAAAAAGCTGTTTGCGGTTATTTTTCTTGCCATCCAGATGGTCTTTGACCAAACGGGTAATAAATTCAGGATTAAACAACCCGTTTTTGCGAATTTTTTGGGGATCTAACACCCGCAACATTTCTTGTTTCAACTCCGTTTTAAGCCAAAGGGAAATGGGAATCCCAAAACCTTTTTTAGGGCGATAGAGAATTTCGGAGGGGAGGATTTTTTCCAGGGCCTTTTTCAAAATATATTTTGTTTTTGTCCCTTTAAGTTTCAGGTTGTAAGGAATACGTGAAGCATATTCCACAACATTGACGTCCAAAAAGGGGGCACGAACTTCAAGGGAATGCGCCATCGAGGCGCGATCGGCTTTGACAAGGATGTCATCACACAAATAAAATTTTTGGTAGAAGTAGAGCATGCGTTCCCCGGGATGAACCGAAGGACAATGGCGCATGGTTTCGACAACCAGATCCAATGGATTCGTAGGGGCGGGGTTCCCCCGCCCAGGGCACGGCAACCCCGCCCCTACGAACAATCTCTCCTGCTCCCCTTGATGAAACGCCCCCAACCAAACCTGATTGCGGATCACGGGCGGGAACGAGGCTCCGTAGAGAAACTGCTTCAATTTAAATTCAAAACTCATGTCCTTATCCGAAACAGGCAGGGCATTTCCGGCCCCAACAATTATTTTTTGAAGTGCCGATGGCAGCTTCCAAAACCACTGGGCAACATGCCCTGCAAAAAAAGTGGGGTAACCCGCAAAAAGCTCATCACCCCCATCCCCTCCCAAGGCCACCGTGACATGGTTACGAGTAAAAGCGGAGAGCAGATAAGTAGGGATGATTGAGTAATCGGCAAAAGGTTCATCTAACACGGAAAGTACATTAGGAAGAATCTCAATCATCTTATGCGGTGTTAAAATTTGTTCATGGTGATCGGTGCCAAATTTTTTGGCCACAAGACGCGCATAAGAAGTTTCGTCAAAAGACTTTTCCTCAAAACCAATGGAGAAAGTTTTGATATCTTTTCCCGGATGATGGCGGGCCATCAATCCCACAACAGCAGACGAATCGATTCCTCCCGAAAGAAAAACCCCAAGGGGCACATCACTGACTAACCTTGCCTCCACCGCGCTATCAAGAAGGTCTAAAAGTTTGGGGGCAATGGAATTTTCATCTTCACAGACAGGGTTTCCAAGAGGAATATTCCAGTAGGGAGCAATCGTAATTCCATGCCCATCCCATTCCAAAAAATGGGCCTGGGGAAGTTTTTTTACCCCCTTAAAAATGGAAAAAGGCGCCGGGACATACTCATATTGAAAATAATGCTGAAGAGCCCCGTCATCCAACTGATTTGCAAAATCGGGATGGGGCCGAAAAGCCTTCGGCTCGGAGGCAAAGGCAAAATGAGCAGGCGTATCCCAATAATAAAATGGCTTCTTCCCCATGCGATCGCGCGCCGCAAAAAGTTTTTTATCGCGTTCGTCCCAAATGCAAAAGGCAAACATGCCATTGAGTTTGGATAAACAGGATTTCCCCTCGGCAATGTAAAGTTGAAGTAGCACTTCGGTATCAGAACGCGTGGAAAAGAGGACCCCTTTTTTTTCTAACCCGGCTTTAAGCTCGATAAAATTATAAATTTCTCCGTTAAAGGTAATGGTAAAACGGCCATCGGGTGAGGTCATGGGTTGGTGCCCACCAGAGGACAAATCGATAATGGCCAGACGCCGCTGCGCCAACCCCACTGGGCCTTTGACAAAATACCCTTCATCATCCGGCCCACGGTGGGCAAGGGTGCGATTCATTTTTTGCAAAATTTCAAGGGAAACAGGCTTGTTGTTTTTGTGGAGAATTCCGGAAATACCGCACATAAGAAAAATTCGAAATTCAAATGTCGAAATTCGAAACAATATTTAAATGCCAAATTCAAGTGCTTAAATTTTGAATTTTTTATGTTCGAATTTGTTTCGTATTTCGTGCTTCGAATTTCGATTTTCTAAAAGTTAACCTTCTCCTGAATCAGATACACCGTCTTTCCCTGGGATTCGTGATAAGTACGCATAAGAAGTTCAGCGATAAGCCCCATCATGATAAGCATCATCCCCAGTACCGATAAAAAAACGGCCAAAAGCAAAACAGGATTTCTGTGGGCATAAACATCGTGATAAAATTTTTGATACAAGACAAAACCGGCTGCCAACACGGCCAAACCATTCAAACTAAATCCAAGCCCGCCAAAAAGATAAAGGGGTTTTGTGAAAAAAGAGCCCAAAAATTTCACCGTAAACAAATCGAGCAACACTTTCACAATGCGTGACATACCATATTTGGAAACTCCCTTGGTACGTGCCAAATGATTCACCGGGATTTCCGTGATTTTGGCCCCCGCATAACAACAATAGGCAGGAATAAACCGGTGCATTTCCCCATAAAGGGTGAAGGCATCCACAAACCGGGCATCATAGGCTTTAAGTGTGCATCCATAATCCTTTAGTGCCACTCCCGTGGCCTTTGAAATAAGCCAATTAGCCATTTTGGAAGGAAGCTTTCTAGAAAAAAACTTGTCCTGACGATTTTTACGCCATCCTGAAACGACCCCGTAACCTTCCTTCATTTTTTCCAAAAGCTTGCCAATATCCCTTGGGTCATTTTGGTTGTCAGCATCCAAAGTAATATAAACACGGCCGGAAGCTTCTTTAAACCCGGCCTGCATCGCCGCCGTTTGTCCAAAATTACGGGTAAAGCGGATCACTTTGACATGGGAATCCTTTTTGGCCAGATTTTGGGTGATCTCAAAACTTTTGTCGGTAGAGCCATCATCAATAAGCAAAATCTCGTAAGAAAGCCCCAGAGGAGGAAGAACACTTCCAAGATTCTGATAAAGTTCCCCCAGGTTTTCCTCTTCATTTAAAAAGGGGACAATAATAGAGAGATCAAGTGTTTTTGTTTTCGGCATATTTAAGTGGGTTATCAAATCCATTGCACCCAGACAATGGATTTTATATGTAGGGATTTATATGTATGCACAATTCCCCTCCCTTGAGGGGAGGGGATTAAGGGGAGGGTGGCCCCGATCATCACCCTCTCCCTAACCCTCTCCCCTCAAGGGAGAGGGGATAATAATATGAAAATACTCCTCACCGGCGCTGCAGGTTTTATCGGGTCCCATTTGGCCGAAGCCCTTCTTGGCAAGGGACACAGCATTATCGGCATCGATAATTTAAACAATTTCTATGACCCCGCTCTTAAAAGAAAAAACTTGAGTGAAATTGAAGCCACAGCAAAAAAACTTAAAGGAAAATTTGAATGCCACCAAGGAGATATTTGTAACGAAGATTTCATAGTCCCCCTCATCAAAAAAGAAAAACCGGATGGCATCATTCATCTGGCCGCCATGGCCGGGGTAAGACCTTCCATCGAAGACCCCATTCTCTATGAAACCGTCAACGGCTTGGGAACGACTGTTTTGTTGGAAGCCTCCCGCCAGGCAGGAATTCATCACTTTATTTTTGGGTCTTCCTCTTCGGTCTATGGTCTTAATACAAAGGTTCCGTTTGCCGAATCGGATCCGGTCAATCTCCCCTATTCCCCTTATGCCCAAACAAAACGAGCCAATGAATTACAATGCCATGTCTATCATAAACTTTATAAAATGAATTTTGCCTGTTTGC encodes:
- a CDS encoding asparagine synthase (glutamine-hydrolyzing) yields the protein MCGISGILHKNNKPVSLEILQKMNRTLAHRGPDDEGYFVKGPVGLAQRRLAIIDLSSGGHQPMTSPDGRFTITFNGEIYNFIELKAGLEKKGVLFSTRSDTEVLLQLYIAEGKSCLSKLNGMFAFCIWDERDKKLFAARDRMGKKPFYYWDTPAHFAFASEPKAFRPHPDFANQLDDGALQHYFQYEYVPAPFSIFKGVKKLPQAHFLEWDGHGITIAPYWNIPLGNPVCEDENSIAPKLLDLLDSAVEARLVSDVPLGVFLSGGIDSSAVVGLMARHHPGKDIKTFSIGFEEKSFDETSYARLVAKKFGTDHHEQILTPHKMIEILPNVLSVLDEPFADYSIIPTYLLSAFTRNHVTVALGGDGGDELFAGYPTFFAGHVAQWFWKLPSALQKIIVGAGNALPVSDKDMSFEFKLKQFLYGASFPPVIRNQVWLGAFHQGEQERLFVGAGLPCPGRGNPAPTNPLDLVVETMRHCPSVHPGERMLYFYQKFYLCDDILVKADRASMAHSLEVRAPFLDVNVVEYASRIPYNLKLKGTKTKYILKKALEKILPSEILYRPKKGFGIPISLWLKTELKQEMLRVLDPQKIRKNGLFNPEFITRLVKDHLDGKKNNRKQLFSLLMFQWWRERYLEFSN
- a CDS encoding glycosyl transferase, translated to MPKTKTLDLSIIVPFLNEEENLGELYQNLGSVLPPLGLSYEILLIDDGSTDKSFEITQNLAKKDSHVKVIRFTRNFGQTAAMQAGFKEASGRVYITLDADNQNDPRDIGKLLEKMKEGYGVVSGWRKNRQDKFFSRKLPSKMANWLISKATGVALKDYGCTLKAYDARFVDAFTLYGEMHRFIPAYCCYAGAKITEIPVNHLARTKGVSKYGMSRIVKVLLDLFTVKFLGSFFTKPLYLFGGLGFSLNGLAVLAAGFVLYQKFYHDVYAHRNPVLLLAVFLSVLGMMLIMMGLIAELLMRTYHESQGKTVYLIQEKVNF
- a CDS encoding epimerase, with amino-acid sequence MKILLTGAAGFIGSHLAEALLGKGHSIIGIDNLNNFYDPALKRKNLSEIEATAKKLKGKFECHQGDICNEDFIVPLIKKEKPDGIIHLAAMAGVRPSIEDPILYETVNGLGTTVLLEASRQAGIHHFIFGSSSSVYGLNTKVPFAESDPVNLPYSPYAQTKRANELQCHVYHKLYKMNFACLRFFTVYGPRQRPDLAIRKFTELMYEGKSIPILGDGSFRRDFTYVDDIIEGVMKSLDWITQNSSQPKYEIFNLGESATTSVLDLIHLLEKASGKKAKLDFKPVQPGDVPITYADISKARQILGYNPQIPLEAGIPRFIQWFKGI